Proteins found in one Melospiza georgiana isolate bMelGeo1 chromosome 1, bMelGeo1.pri, whole genome shotgun sequence genomic segment:
- the TMEM158 gene encoding transmembrane protein 158, with product MLPLLFPALLAACLPPCQGWSPSPAASGQEEQEQELFLPPANSSSRSLASLEMDLDGAASKEEGSTDSPGTPAAPSQEPFPSAPTTSGQEQPGQEQPGQEHQQRPQPQGQPQPAEDPHCNISVQRQMLSSLLVRWSRPLGIQCDLLLFSTNSHGRAFFSAAFHRVGPPLLIEHLGLAAGGAQQDLRLCVGCSWVRSRRVGRLRGTAPQPQPQPQPQPQPPAAAAAASSSSLSYPPAAEPGQYWLQGEPLNFCCLDFSLEELKGEPGWRMNRKPIESTLVACFMTLVIIVWSVAALIWPVPIIAGFLPNGMEQRRGTAASTATAAAAK from the coding sequence ATGCTGCCGCTGCTCTTCCCGGCACTGCTGGCCGCCTGCCTGccgccctgccagggctggagcccctcgcCGGCTGCCAgcgggcaggaggagcaggagcaggagctcttCTTGCCCCCTGCCAACTCCTCCTCCCGCTCCTTGGCCAGCCTCGAGATGGACCTCGACGGGGCAGCGAGCAAGGAGGAAGGCAGTACCGACAGCCCGGGCACGCCGGCTGCCCCTAGCCAAGAGCCTTTCCCTTCCGCTCCCACCACGTCCGGGCAGGAGCAgccggggcaggagcagccGGGGCAGGAGCATCAGCAGCGTCCCCAGCCGCAGGGGCAGCCGCAGCCCGCCGAGGACCCGCACTGCAACATCAGCGTGCAGCGGCAGATGCTGAGCTCGCTGCTGGTGCGCTGGAGCCGCCCGCTGGGCATCCAGTGCGACCTCCTGCTCTTCTCCACCAACAGCCACGGGCGAGCCTTCTTCTCCGCCGCCTTCCACCGCGTGGGGCCGCCGCTGCTCATCGAGCACCTGGGGCTGGCGGCCGGCGGCGCCCAGCAGGACTTGCGCCTCTGCgtgggctgcagctgggtgcGGAGCAGGCGGGTCGGGCGGCTGCGGGGCACCGCgccccagccacagccccagccccagccacagccccagccccccgctgccgccgccgccgcctcctcctcctcgcttTCCTACCCGCCGGCGGCCGAGCCCGGCCAGTACTGGCTGCAAGGGGAGCCGCTGAATTTCTGCTGCCTGGatttcagcctggaggagctgaagggCGAGCCGGGCTGGCGGATGAACCGCAAGCCCATCGAGTCCACCTTGGTGGCGTGTTTCATGACTCTGGTCATCATCGTGTGGAGCGTGGCCGCCCTCATCTGGCCCGTGCCCATCATCGCGGGGTTCCTGCCCAACGGCATGGAGCAGCGCCGCGGCACCGCCGCCAGCaccgccaccgccgccgccgccaagTAG